GCTTACAGAGTCCCGTTTGGTTGTGAAGGCCCATGAGGCGATCGGATCCCGGATGAAGCAGGGCCTGGTGAAGGTGGACCTGGATTGGTCGGGAGCGAAGCAGGCGGCCAAGGAAATGCTGGGGAAGGGCCTCGGCGGGGGGATGACCGTTTCTCAGGTCATCGTCTCGGAAATGATTCCTCACAAGGACGAATATTATATCTCGGTCAAGTCGACGCGGGAAGGGGCGGAACTGCTCCTGGCCAACGTGGGCGGAATCGAGATCGAGTCAAATTGGGAACGGATCCAGAAACTCCCCATCCCGATCGGGGAGAATCCCTCCAAAGAAGCGCTGGCGGATTTGGCCAAGCGGGCCGGGTTCGGCAAAGATCTGGCCCCGAAGATTGCGGAGTTTTCCGCCAAGCTATACCAATGCTATGACCATGAGGACGCTCAGTACCTTGAGATCAATCCGCTCGTACTGCGTTCGAACGACCAAGAGCTCGTGGCGCTCGATGCGGTGACCTTGTTGGACGCGGATGCCCGGTTCCGTCATCCGGACTGGGACTTTGCGTTCGCGGCCGAGTTCGGCCGGCCTTATTCCGAGAATGAGCGGGCGGTGATGGAAGTGGATTCCAAGATCAAGGGCTCGGTCAAATTCATCGAGATCCCAGGCGGTGATACGGCCCTGCTTCCGGCCGGAGGCGGCGCCAGCGTCTTCTACACCGACGCGGTCGTGGCCCTGGGTGGAAAACCGGCGAATTATTCCGAGTACTCCGGCGATCCTCCCGATTGGGCCGTCGAGGTTCTGACCGAGAAGGTCTGCGCTCTACCCAACATCAAGCGGATCATCGTGGGCGGCGCGATCGCCAATTTCACCAACGTCAAAAAGACTTTTGCCGGCATCATCGCCGGATTCCGAAAAGCGAAGGCCGATGGAAAGCTTGACGGCGTCGAGATCTGGGTTCGCCGTGGAGGTCCCTTTGAAAAAGAGGGATTGGCGGCCATGAAGGCACTGGAGGTCGAGGGATTTTTGATCCATGTCTTTGATCGCAATACGCCCCTGACGGACATCGTGGACATGTCGTTGAAGAAAGAAGCGACGACGTCCGGCTCCTCCCCCCATAAAAAAGCCGGATCGACGGCCGTGCGAAGCGCGAAGGCCGGGGAGGCGCGACAATGAGCATCATAGCCGATCGCACGACGCGCGTGGTGATCCAAGGCGGACCGGCCGGTGTGAATGCGGCCCGCCGGATGGCCGAGTTCTGTCATCTGGCCAAGGCCCCGCTGACGGTCCAGGCCTTCGTTTTTCCTCCGGATGCCGGAAAGATCAACGAAGTCCCTTTCGGAAGCGAGATCGTCTCGATCCCTGTTTACAAGACCGTGGCCGATGCGGTTGCCGATCATCCGGACATTAACACCAGCTTGGTTTATGTCGGTCCCGACCGGGCTTTCGGCGCGGCCCGTGAGGCGCTGAACATCGATTCGATCCGTCTGGTTTCAATGATCACGGAAGGGGTTCCCGAGAAGGACACCAAGCTTCTTTCGCGCGCGGCCCGGGAAAAAGGAAAGGTTTTCAACGGACCGTCCGCCATCGGGATCATCTCGGCCGGCGAATGCCGCCTCGGCGTGATCGGCGGCGCGTTCGACAATTTGGTGCTGAGCAAGCTTTACCGGCCCGGCTCCTTCGGGGTGATCACAAAATCCGGAGGCCTGTCCAACGAGATCATCTGGATCTGCAGCCAGTTCGCCGATGGGATCACGACCGCGATCGGAATCGGCGGGGACGCCTATCCGGGGTCGGATTACGTGACTTACCTCGAGATGTTCGAGAAGGACCCGAAAACCCATGCCGTTGTGATCGTGGGCGAGATGGGGGGAGACCTGGAAGAGCGCGCGGCCGACTGGTATGGGGCGAAGAAGCGCAGGATCAAGCTGATGGCGGTCATCTCGGGCTTCTGTCAGGAAGTGCTGCCGAAGGGAATGAAGTTCGGCCATGCCGGCGCCAAGGAAGGGATGAAGGGCGAGGGCGGCGCGCGGAACAAAGCCGACCGACTGCGGGAGGCCGGGGCGATCGTGCCGGCCACTTTCGGAGGGCTCGGTCCCGCGATCAAGGAAGTCTATCAGGAACTCATCGCAAAAGGCGTTGTCAAAGAAGCTCCCGCCGCGGAGCCGGAGGCCCTGCCCAAGCTTCCCAAGACGATCGAGGAATCCCGCAAGAGCGGCGAGGTTTTTGTGGAACCGCTCGTCAAAACCACGATCTCGGATGATCGCGGCGAGGAGCCGCTCTATTACGGGTACGCCGCCTCCGAGCTGATCAACAAGGGCTACCAGATTCCCCACGTCATCGGCCTGCTCTGGAATAAAAAACTGATCAGCCCGCAGGAGGCCGAGATCGTCAAGCGGATCGTCATGCTGTCGGCCGACCATGGACCGGCTGTTTCCGGAGCGCTCACGACGATCATCGCGGCCTGCGCCGGGATTTCAATGTCCCAGGCGGTGGCGGCCGGCCTGATCATGATCGGGCCGCGATTCGGCGGCGCCGTTACGGATGCGGGCAAATGGTTCAAGTACGCCGTCGAAAACAAGCTTTCGGTCGACGATTTTTTAAACTATATGAAATCCAACGTGGGCCCCGTTCCCGGGATAGGTCACCGTGTAAAAAGTGTAAAGAATCCTGATAAAAGGGTCAAAGAGCTCGTGAATTACGTGAAGAGTCAGAATCTCTTCACGCCGCATCTGGATTTTGCTCTGGAGGTCGAAAAGGTCACCACGGCCAAGAAGGACACCCTGATCCTGAACGTCGATGGGACGATCGCGGCCGTTTTGGTCGACCTCGGTTTCCCGGTCGAAAGCCTAAACGGTTTTTTTATTTTGGCGCGAACGATTGGCCTTATCGGACACTGGATCGATCAGAAACAGCAGGGCAGCCGCCTGATCCGGTTGTTTGATTATCTGGTAAACTACGCAGCCCCGAAAAAGAAGGAAGTCCCGCCGCTCAAATAGCGTCTCTGGAAGTCTGATTCCATCGACGGAGCCGTTTCTCAAACGGCTTGACTAGCGCCGCGGCGGACCGTAAAATGAAGCTTCCACATAACGACGAGGGAGGATCTTTTCATGTCGCTTGAAGTCATCAAAAAACTTTATGCCTCCATGCCGGATAAGCTGACGAAGGCCCGGAAGAAATTCGGCCGTCCATTGACGCTGACCGAGAAAATTTTGGTCGCGCATGCCGATAATCTTGAGACGCAGGCCTGGGAACGGGGCAAGGCCCAGCTTTTGTTAAGACCGGACCGCGTCGCCATGCAGGATGCGACGGCCCAGATGGCGCTGCTCCAGTTCATTCAAGCCGGAAAGAAAAAGGTGGCTGTTTCCAGCACGGTTCATTGCGATCATCTCATCCGGGCCCAGAGCGGTGCGAAGGAGGACGTTCAGCGGGCGATTGACGAGAATAAAGAGGTCTACAATTTCCTTCGCTCGGCCTCGCGAAAATTCGGAATCGGGTTCTGGAAACCCGGGGCCGGAATTATTCATCAGGTCGTTCTTGAGAATTATGCCTTTCCGGGCGCGCTTCTGATCGGAACGGACTCCCACACCCCGAACGGCGGCGGCCTCGGCATGCTGGCGATCGGCGTCGGCGGGGCGGACGCCGGCGAGGTGATGGCGGGGTTGCCGTGGGAGGTATTGCATCCGAAGTTGATCGGTGTCCGATTGACGGGACGGTTGCAGGGCTGGAGTTCCCCGAAGGACGTCATCCTGTATCTCTGCGGCCTCTTGACGGTGAAGGGCGGTACGAACAAGATCCTGGAATATTTCGGGCCGGGCGCAGAAACGATCTCCTGCACCGGGAAGGGGACGATCACGAACATGGGCGCCGAGCTCGGCGCGACCACCTCGATCTTCCCGTTCGACGACAAGATGGCGGCTTATCTGAATCTGACCGAACGGGCCGAATGGGCCAAGCTGGCACAAGCCCACCGCGATAGTCTCACGGCCGATCCTGAAGTCTTCAAATCCCCCGAAAAATATTACGACCAGATTGTCGAGATCAACCTGTCCGAACTGGAGCCACATGTCGTCGGTCCACACACCCCGGATCTGGCCCGGCCGATCTCCAAGCTGATGACCGAGGCCAAAGAGAAAGGCTATCCGGTCCAATTGAAGGCCGCGTTGATCGGGAGCTGCACGAACTCCTCGTACGAGGACATCAGCCGTTCGGCGCATATCGCGCAGCAGGGACTCAAGGCCGGACTGAAGGCCAAGACAAGTTTCCTTGTCACCCCCGGATCGGAGCGGATTTACCATACGATGATCCGAGACGGCTTTATGAAAACTTTTGAAGAGATGGGTGCGACGGTGCTGGCCAACGCCTGCGGGCCCTGCATCGGACAGTGGAAGCGTTCCGATATACAGCCCAAGGAGTCGAATTCGATCATCAGTTCGTACAACCGCAATTTCCCCGGGCGCAACGACGGAAACGCCGAGACGCTCTCCTTCCTTTCCAGTCCCGAAATCGTGACGGCGCTGGCCTTTGCGGGAACGCTCGACTTCAATCCGGTCAGCGGCACGCTGACGGCGAAGGACGGGACGAAGATCAAATTCGAGCCGCCTCGCGGTGAGGAGTTGCCGGCCAAGGGATTCGCGAAGGGCGAGGAGGGCTACGAAGCCCCGGCCGAAAACGGCGACAAGCTTCAGATCGAGGTTCCTCCCACGAGCGAGCGGCTCCAACTGCTCAAGCCTTTTCCCCGTTGGGACGGGAAGGATTTCGCAAAGCTTCCGATCCTGATCAAGGCCAAGGGAAAATGCACGACGGATCATATTTCGCCCGCCGGGCCGTGGCTCAAGTACCGCGGCCACCTGGACAAGATCAGCGACAACATGTTCCTGGGCGCGAACAACGCCTTCGGCACCGAGCCCGGCAGGGGTGCGGACGTTCTGACGGGGGAATCCAATCTCACCATCGCCGCGATCGCCCGGCGGTACAAGGCGAAGGGGATAGGCTCGATCGTGGTCGGAGATGAAAACTACGGCGAGGGTTCCAGCCGCGAGCATGCCGCGATGTCTCCAAGGTTTCTGGGCGTGCTGGCCGTGCTGGTCAAGAGCTTCGCCCGAATTCACGAGACCAACTTGAAGAAACAGGGCATCCTGCCGCTTACTTTTGCCGATCCGAAGGATTACGATAAATTCATGCAGAACGATCGGGTCAGCGTCATTGGATTGACCGGTCTCGCGCCGGCAAAACCGGTGGACGTGATCATTCACAATGCGGACGGAAAAGATGTAAAGATTAAGGCCAACCACAGTCTGACGGAGCAACAGATCAACTGGTTCAAGGCCGGATCGGCATTGAATGCATTAAGTTAAGGACGCGCCGCCTCACGACCGGGAATTGTGGCCGCTTGCGGATCGGAAGGAATCATGGCTGAACGCGTGAATGAAAGCACGATCGGCGCCCACGGGCGGACGATCACGGTGGAAATCATGGGACGGCCCTACTCCGTGCCGGAGGGGCTGACCATGCTGCGGGCGATGTGGTACACCGGCCACGAGGTCGTCCGCGGCGCGGGGTGCCTCGGCGGTTTTTGCGGCGCCTGCGCCGTGACGTACCGGACGCGGGATGATGTCCGCCTCCGCAACGGCCTGGCCTGCCAGACGGTGGTCGAGGACGGGATGTCCTTCTATCTGAATTTTTCCTATTATCCCGGCCGCAAGGCGCTTTACGATCTCGATCAACTCAAGGATCCCAAACAGGACCTTTTCAAAATTTATCCCGAGGCGACGCTCTGCCGGAACTGCAACGCCTGCACCGAGGCCTGCCCGCAGGGCATCGACGTCCGGGACGGCGTCTGGAAATCGGTCTTCGGCGATTTCGAGAAGGTCTCGGAAATGTTCATGGACTGCGTGATGTGCGGACAATGCATTCCGGTTTGCATTGCCGATATCGCGCCCAATCATGTCGCTCTTTATGCCAGCCGGGTGCAGGGCGCCCTGCTGACCAAGCCGCCGGAAAACCTCTCCAAACGGGTTACCGAAATTCAGACCGGGAAGTATGCCCCGGAGTGGAAACGGATCCTTTCGATGAACGAAGAAGACCTCAAAGCCGCCGCTCAACCCTCAAAGTAAGAGAAAGCCAGCGCATGACCGAGATGATCGCCGAATCGAAGGATCGAGTGTTCCAGGGACGCGATGAGCGCCGGAAGCAGACGATCACGAGCCAAACACCGGAAGAAAAGGACCGGCTGGTCCATGCCTTCCACCCGGATTATAAAAAGGAAGAGTATCACCGCATCCGAATCGGCCCCAACGCGGGCGAGCGGACCGTACGGGAGGTGGCCGAGCTTCTGGAATCGGACAGCCTCCTTCCGGACGATCTGGAGCTGACGCCCCGGTATCGGGTCGATGTTCTCGTCGTTGGCGGAGGCGGGGCCGGGGCGACCGCGGCCCTGACCGCCAAGGCGCAGGGCTCGGAGGTGATGCTCGTGACCAAATTGCGACTGGGCGACTCCAACACGGTCATGGCTCAAGGAGGGATGCAGGTTGCAATCACGGACGACGACTCGCCCGTCACGCATTTCTTCGATACCCTTCGCGGCGGGCATCATAAAAACGATCCCAACCTGCTCAAGGTTTTGGTGGAAGAAGGCCCGATGGCCGCCCAATGGCTGATCCAGCTTGGGGTGCTGTTCGACCGGGACGAAAACGGAAATCTCAGAACGAAGAAGGGCGGCGGCAGCACCAAACCCCGTCTTTTGACCTGCAGTGATTATACCGGTCTCGAGATCATGCGCGTGCTGAAGGACGAGGTTTTGAATCGGCAGATCCCGGTTTTGGAGTTTTCGCCCGTCGTCGAATTGCTCTCGGATGCCGATGGAAATTGCACCGGCGCGGTGCTCAAGAATATGGACAATGGACAGCTCATCGTGGTCGCGGCCCGATCGGTCATTCTGGCGACCGGCGGAAGCGGACGTCTCCATATCGAGGGTTTTCCGACGAGCAACCATTTCGGCGCGACGGGCGACGCGCTCGTTCTGGCCTACCGGCTCGGCGCACGGCTCAGCCATATGGATACCTTTCAGTACCATCCCACCGGTTCGGTCTATCCGGAGCAGTTGGCCGGGGCGCTGGTGACGGAAGGGATCCGCTCCGATGGCGGGCATCTCGTCAACCGGGACGGCCGGCGGTTTATCAACGAACTGGACACCCGTGATGTCGTCGCCGCCGCGATCATTCGGGAATGCGCCGAGGGCCGGGGGGTGAAGACCCCGGCCGGACGCGTCGGTGTCTGGCTGGACGTGCCGATGATCGATATGCTCATGGGCGAGGGAAGCATTTCCAAACGCTTCCCGGCGATGGTGCGACAGTTCCAGCGCTACGGAATCGATATCCGGAAAGAACCGGTCCTGGTCTATCCCACGCTGCATTATCAGAACGGCGGCGTTGCGATCGACGTGGACGGGCAGTCCCAGGTTCCGGGCCTGTTCGTCGCCGGGGAGGCCTCCGGCGGGCTGCACGGACGAAACCGTTTGATGGGAAATTCACTGCTCGACCTGATCGTCTTTGGAAAGCGGGCGGGTCTGGCGGCCGTAAAGCGCGCCAATAAGATGCCGGCCGGAACGCTGACGCTGTCCCATGTGACGCGGTTCCGCAAGGAACTGGAGAAGAATAACATCAAACCGACCCGGGTGGCGCCGATCATCCTTCCCGATTACGTCCGTCGGGAAGAAACCGCCCCCGCCGCGGCCGTCAAGCCGTAATCCCTCCCGACCGATTTCCTGCCCGTTCGGTCTAAACCGGCATATTCCTCCCTTGCATTAACCAATACAATACCTGTCCCTCTCCATTCAAATTTGTCTTGCCCGCGACAGTTTTGTCGCTCAGGAGCCGTTTTCGCGATTCTATTCGAGGCAAATCAGGGCATGACTTTTGCTCTTAATAGTAGTGGTCAGCTGCGCGGCATAATTTGGAGCCAGGGAGGATGCGATGAACCCGGAGCAAACGACCGTGCTCGTGGGAAAAATGAAGGCGGAACCTCGTTCGAGGAAATCCACCTCGCCGTCGCGTCCTTTCGACGAGATGCATGCGCCGGACGGTTCGGTTCGAGATCATTATCGTCTTTTGGATGAGAGCCTCCGGGCGCTCTCCGCATCGCAGCGGACGCAGAAACGGCGGGAAGCGGATCGTTTTTTTCACCGTCAAGGAATTACTTTCTCGGTATATGGCGAATCCGCCGGCGCCGAACGGCTCATCCCGTTCGACATCATTCCGCGGATCATTCCGGCGAAACAGTGGAAGATTCTCGCGGCCGGCCTCCGTCAGAGGGTTTGCGCCCTCAACGCCTTTCTACACGACGTGTACCATCAGCAGGAGATCATCAAATCGGGGCGGATCCCGCCCGAGATGGTGTTCCGCAACCCGCAATACCGGGTTGAAATGTACGGCATCGACGTGCCGCGCGACCTCTACATTCATATCGCTGGCGTCGACTTGGTTCACACGGGTGAGAACGAGTTTTATGTCCTGGAAGACAATCTCCGGACCCCTTCCGGCGTCTCGTATATGCTGGCCAACCGTCGCATCATGATGCGGCTCTTGCCGGATCTCTTCGCGCGCCAGCCGATCGCGCCGGTGGAACATTACCCCAACCTCCTGCTCGAGACTCTCCGCTCGGTCGCGCCGGAAGGGGTTCGGGATCCTCGTGCGGCGCTCCTCACGCCGGGTCCCTTCAACAGCGCCTATTTTGAGCACACGTTTTTGGCGCAGCAAATGGGAATCGAAGTGGTCGAGGCGCAGGATCTCTTCGTCAAGGGAAACGCGGTCTATATGCGGACGACGGAAGGGCCGGCTCGGGTTCATGTCCTCTACCGGAGGGTCGATGACGATTTTCTGGATCCCCTTGTTTTCCGACCCGATTCAATTTTGGGTGTGCCGGGGCTTCTCTCGGTCTATCGTTCCGGTGGCGTGACCCTGGTCAACGCCGTTGGAACCGGCGTGGCCGACGATAAAGCGGTTTACATTTTCGTCCCGGAGATGATTCGTTTTTATCTGGGAGAGGAGCCCATTTTGAAAAACGTGCCGACGTATCAGCTGCGCGATCCGGAGGAGCGCGCCTACGTGCTGGCCCATCTGGATGCACTGGTCGTGAAGGAAGTTCACGGTTCGGGAGGATACGGTATGCTGGTCGGACCGGCCAGCTCGGTCAAGGAGAGAGAGGTTTTTCGCCAACGGATCCTTCGAAATCCCGAGAACTACATCGCCCAGCCGACCCTGGCGCTTTCAACCTGTCCCACCTTCGTGGAATCCGGAATCGCCCCGCGCCATATCGATCTCCGCCCATTCATCCTGAGCGGCCGCACAATTCAGATGGTGCCCGGGGGTCTCACCCGCGTCGCCTTGCGAGAGGGCTCCCTTGTTGTGAATTCTTCCCAGGGCGGGGGCACGAAAGACACCTGGGTGCTGGAGGACTGAGCCATGCTCCTCCGGATAGCCGATCACCTTTACTGGATGGGACGCTATATCGAGAGGGCGGAAGATACCGCGCGGGCCGTGGAGGGGGCTTACCACGCCGCTCTCCTTCCCAAGGGATATGCCCTTGAGGAATGGGAAAGCCTGCTGGAAATGCTGGGCCAGCGCGACCGGTTTCCGGAACCCTGCGGTTCCGCCTCCACGCTCGAACTATTACGGTTCGTGATCCTCGATCTTGAAAATCCATCCAGCATTCTGTCGTCCCTCCGATCGGCCCGGGAAAACGGCCGCGCCACATGCGGAACGATCTCCCTCGAGGCATGGGAAAGCCTGAACGCCCTCTGGCTCGACCTGAGCGAGATCGATCCGTCGCGTCTGATATCGAACGGGACCCTGCCCCTTCTGGCTCGCGTGAATGAAGGGACCCAGCTATTCCGGAGCGTGATCCAGACCAAGCTCGATCGCGACGAAGTGTTCCAATGGATCGGCTTGGGGATTTTTCTGGAGCGCGCCGATTACCTCACCCGGATCCTGCACGCGCGATATCCGTTTCTGTTCAAAAGCGCCAAGGGGGACGCGGCCTATTATTCATCGATGGCTCTTCTCCGGTGGGCCGGGGCCGTGGACGCCTACCGGAAATTGTATCGCAACGGGGTCACGCCGCGGCAGGTGATCGAACTGCTGGTCTTAAATGAAGAGACCCAGTGTTCCCTGCATGCCTGCCTGGAGCGGATCAACACCTTCCTCTGCGGGTATTCAAACGGGACGGGCGGGAAAGCGGCGGACGTCGCGACGGATCTGCACATCCTGTTTCATGAAACCCGGGACACCGACCTCTTCGGGCAGGAGCTGAGCGTCCATCTGGCCGAGGTCGCCCGGAAGCTCCATGGGCTGGCGGGCGAAATCGACCGGTGGTTTCAGGGGACGCCGTGCGTCTGATGATCCGTCACCAGACCATTTATCGTTACAGCGCTCCGCTCACACGCAGCATTCAGCTTCTCCGTTTGATTCCGCATTCGGACCGGCGGCAGCGGGTTCAGGAATGGAGGCTCAGTCTGCCCGCCGACGCGCCGGAATATTTTGACGCGTATGGAAACGTGACCCGGCTGCTCATCATGGAGGGACGGCATGACGAGATCAAAATCGGCGTTGAAGGTCTGGTCGAGACGTCCGGAAACGTCACCTTTCCTTCGGCCGTGGATCAGCGCTTTCCGCCGGAAATATTTCTGACGGAAACACCGTTGACGGCGGTTGACGAGCCGCTGAGAAATTTTGCCGATCAACACCGGAACGAAATCGGTTCGAATCCCTTCGCCGCTCTCCAGACCCTGATGGAACGGATCCGAAGCCGCGTCCGCTACGTGAAAGGAACCACGCATGTTCAGACGACCGCGGCCGATGTTTTATCGCAGGGAAGCGGAGTCTGTCAGGACCATAGCCATCTTTTTATCGCCTGTTGCAGGGCTCTCGGGGTTCCGGCGCGGTACGTAAGCGGGTATGTCTACTCCGATCCCGATCATCACCCGGAAGTGGCGATGCATGCCTGGGCCGAAGCGTGGGTCGATGGCATGGGCTGGCTCAGTTTCGATGTTTCGAACGGACGACCGGCAGGCGAAATGCATCTTCGTCTCGCGATCGGACGGGACTATCTGGACGCGTGTCCCGTGAGAGGAGTCCGGTTCGGCGGCGGGGACGAACGGATGGAAGTCCGTGTTCATGTGGCGACGGCGCAGCAGTAAATGGGCGACGATTCCTCCGGTGGGCGAGAAGGAAAGGCTCCGCCCCTATAAAAATAGAAAGGAAATCGCATGACCTATTGTATCGGGATGTGGCTTGAGTCGGGTCTGGTTTTCGCTTCGGACTCGCGTACCAACGGTGGTGTGGACCACGTCGCCACCTTTCGGAAAATGACGGTCTACGAAAAACCGGGGGACCGTGTGCTCGTGATGCTGACCGCCGGCAATCTGTCCGTGACCCAAGGCGTGATCAACATCTTGAGCGAAGACGCCCATGTCTCCAACGGCCAGGAGACGATTTGGACCGCGACCTCCCTGTTCCACGTAGCTCGAATCATCGGCGGGGCCCTGCGGAAAGTGTACGACGTGGACGGAAGCCATCTGAAACAGCACGGCGAGGATTTCAATGCCGCGATCATCCTGGGCGGCCAGATCCGGGCCGAAGCGCCGCGCCTGTTCCATATTTATTCGGCCGGAAACTTCATCGAATCCACGCCGGAAACCTGTTACTTCCAGATCGGCGAGATCAAGTACGGTAAGCCGATCATCGATCGGCTCATCACCCGTCAGAGTACTCTGACGGAGGGGGCCAAATGTGCGCTGCTGTCGTTTGATTCCACCATTCGGAGCAACATTTCGGTCGGCCTCCCGATCGATTTGCTCTGCTACGAGCGCGATCGGCTTCGGGTGGATTTCCGACGCTGCATCGATCAACAGGATCCGTACTTCAACGAGATCAAACGGCTCTGGGGCGAAGGTCTGCGGGAAGCCTTTGCCACCATGCCGGACCCGTCCTGGCAAGAACGGCTTGATCCGGTTTGATTTTCATTTAAAACGGCTTAAAGACGGAACCGCCGGCAGCCCGCGGTCGATGCCCGCCTGAAAGTCGGCCCGGCAAGAAGCACCTTCGGTTGACGCGATCCATCCGCCCTTCCATTCCTTGAACTCCTTTTCATTAAAATAGTTCCGGGCACTTTTGTCCGAGCCCGGTCGACGTTAATGAAGCATATTGACCGGTTCAAATAAAATCGGTATAATTCTTCGTAAATCGTTCCCCCGGCGCGGGTCGTCCTGCCTTCCAGAACAAACACGATCCCATCCGCCGAACGGAGAGGAGAGCCTCATGGCCCGTCACCTTTCTTGCCGCTGTTCTAAAATACTCGCGTGGAACACCCTTTTTGATTCTCCCTTCCGATTGAGCCGTTCATCCGCGATGATAAAAGGCGGATACGATTTCTGCTGCGCATATGATTTCATGTTTCCGCTTCATACCATCAACAGGTATTGTTCTATCCGGTTTGTCTTCACGACTTAAAGGAGGGTTTCCATGGCCAAAGAAAGGAAAGCGCTTCCAACAACCAAAGTCAAAACACAAGATCTCGGCTACGGCTGGAT
The window above is part of the Nitrospiria bacterium genome. Proteins encoded here:
- a CDS encoding circularly permuted type 2 ATP-grasp protein translates to MKAEPRSRKSTSPSRPFDEMHAPDGSVRDHYRLLDESLRALSASQRTQKRREADRFFHRQGITFSVYGESAGAERLIPFDIIPRIIPAKQWKILAAGLRQRVCALNAFLHDVYHQQEIIKSGRIPPEMVFRNPQYRVEMYGIDVPRDLYIHIAGVDLVHTGENEFYVLEDNLRTPSGVSYMLANRRIMMRLLPDLFARQPIAPVEHYPNLLLETLRSVAPEGVRDPRAALLTPGPFNSAYFEHTFLAQQMGIEVVEAQDLFVKGNAVYMRTTEGPARVHVLYRRVDDDFLDPLVFRPDSILGVPGLLSVYRSGGVTLVNAVGTGVADDKAVYIFVPEMIRFYLGEEPILKNVPTYQLRDPEERAYVLAHLDALVVKEVHGSGGYGMLVGPASSVKEREVFRQRILRNPENYIAQPTLALSTCPTFVESGIAPRHIDLRPFILSGRTIQMVPGGLTRVALREGSLVVNSSQGGGTKDTWVLED
- a CDS encoding 4Fe-4S dicluster domain-containing protein codes for the protein MAERVNESTIGAHGRTITVEIMGRPYSVPEGLTMLRAMWYTGHEVVRGAGCLGGFCGACAVTYRTRDDVRLRNGLACQTVVEDGMSFYLNFSYYPGRKALYDLDQLKDPKQDLFKIYPEATLCRNCNACTEACPQGIDVRDGVWKSVFGDFEKVSEMFMDCVMCGQCIPVCIADIAPNHVALYASRVQGALLTKPPENLSKRVTEIQTGKYAPEWKRILSMNEEDLKAAAQPSK
- a CDS encoding aconitate hydratase, with amino-acid sequence MSLEVIKKLYASMPDKLTKARKKFGRPLTLTEKILVAHADNLETQAWERGKAQLLLRPDRVAMQDATAQMALLQFIQAGKKKVAVSSTVHCDHLIRAQSGAKEDVQRAIDENKEVYNFLRSASRKFGIGFWKPGAGIIHQVVLENYAFPGALLIGTDSHTPNGGGLGMLAIGVGGADAGEVMAGLPWEVLHPKLIGVRLTGRLQGWSSPKDVILYLCGLLTVKGGTNKILEYFGPGAETISCTGKGTITNMGAELGATTSIFPFDDKMAAYLNLTERAEWAKLAQAHRDSLTADPEVFKSPEKYYDQIVEINLSELEPHVVGPHTPDLARPISKLMTEAKEKGYPVQLKAALIGSCTNSSYEDISRSAHIAQQGLKAGLKAKTSFLVTPGSERIYHTMIRDGFMKTFEEMGATVLANACGPCIGQWKRSDIQPKESNSIISSYNRNFPGRNDGNAETLSFLSSPEIVTALAFAGTLDFNPVSGTLTAKDGTKIKFEPPRGEELPAKGFAKGEEGYEAPAENGDKLQIEVPPTSERLQLLKPFPRWDGKDFAKLPILIKAKGKCTTDHISPAGPWLKYRGHLDKISDNMFLGANNAFGTEPGRGADVLTGESNLTIAAIARRYKAKGIGSIVVGDENYGEGSSREHAAMSPRFLGVLAVLVKSFARIHETNLKKQGILPLTFADPKDYDKFMQNDRVSVIGLTGLAPAKPVDVIIHNADGKDVKIKANHSLTEQQINWFKAGSALNALS
- a CDS encoding FAD-binding protein, with translation MTEMIAESKDRVFQGRDERRKQTITSQTPEEKDRLVHAFHPDYKKEEYHRIRIGPNAGERTVREVAELLESDSLLPDDLELTPRYRVDVLVVGGGGAGATAALTAKAQGSEVMLVTKLRLGDSNTVMAQGGMQVAITDDDSPVTHFFDTLRGGHHKNDPNLLKVLVEEGPMAAQWLIQLGVLFDRDENGNLRTKKGGGSTKPRLLTCSDYTGLEIMRVLKDEVLNRQIPVLEFSPVVELLSDADGNCTGAVLKNMDNGQLIVVAARSVILATGGSGRLHIEGFPTSNHFGATGDALVLAYRLGARLSHMDTFQYHPTGSVYPEQLAGALVTEGIRSDGGHLVNRDGRRFINELDTRDVVAAAIIRECAEGRGVKTPAGRVGVWLDVPMIDMLMGEGSISKRFPAMVRQFQRYGIDIRKEPVLVYPTLHYQNGGVAIDVDGQSQVPGLFVAGEASGGLHGRNRLMGNSLLDLIVFGKRAGLAAVKRANKMPAGTLTLSHVTRFRKELEKNNIKPTRVAPIILPDYVRREETAPAAAVKP
- a CDS encoding citrate/2-methylcitrate synthase; the encoded protein is MSIIADRTTRVVIQGGPAGVNAARRMAEFCHLAKAPLTVQAFVFPPDAGKINEVPFGSEIVSIPVYKTVADAVADHPDINTSLVYVGPDRAFGAAREALNIDSIRLVSMITEGVPEKDTKLLSRAAREKGKVFNGPSAIGIISAGECRLGVIGGAFDNLVLSKLYRPGSFGVITKSGGLSNEIIWICSQFADGITTAIGIGGDAYPGSDYVTYLEMFEKDPKTHAVVIVGEMGGDLEERAADWYGAKKRRIKLMAVISGFCQEVLPKGMKFGHAGAKEGMKGEGGARNKADRLREAGAIVPATFGGLGPAIKEVYQELIAKGVVKEAPAAEPEALPKLPKTIEESRKSGEVFVEPLVKTTISDDRGEEPLYYGYAASELINKGYQIPHVIGLLWNKKLISPQEAEIVKRIVMLSADHGPAVSGALTTIIAACAGISMSQAVAAGLIMIGPRFGGAVTDAGKWFKYAVENKLSVDDFLNYMKSNVGPVPGIGHRVKSVKNPDKRVKELVNYVKSQNLFTPHLDFALEVEKVTTAKKDTLILNVDGTIAAVLVDLGFPVESLNGFFILARTIGLIGHWIDQKQQGSRLIRLFDYLVNYAAPKKKEVPPLK
- a CDS encoding ATP citrate lyase citrate-binding domain-containing protein; this translates as MAKVLEGPGMGLLKKWGMTVPGYVVVTSTNQLDQAASNGTWLTESRLVVKAHEAIGSRMKQGLVKVDLDWSGAKQAAKEMLGKGLGGGMTVSQVIVSEMIPHKDEYYISVKSTREGAELLLANVGGIEIESNWERIQKLPIPIGENPSKEALADLAKRAGFGKDLAPKIAEFSAKLYQCYDHEDAQYLEINPLVLRSNDQELVALDAVTLLDADARFRHPDWDFAFAAEFGRPYSENERAVMEVDSKIKGSVKFIEIPGGDTALLPAGGGASVFYTDAVVALGGKPANYSEYSGDPPDWAVEVLTEKVCALPNIKRIIVGGAIANFTNVKKTFAGIIAGFRKAKADGKLDGVEIWVRRGGPFEKEGLAAMKALEVEGFLIHVFDRNTPLTDIVDMSLKKEATTSGSSPHKKAGSTAVRSAKAGEARQ